In one Streptomyces sp. NBC_00597 genomic region, the following are encoded:
- the sucB gene encoding 2-oxoglutarate dehydrogenase, E2 component, dihydrolipoamide succinyltransferase, with the protein MSVSVTLPALGESVTEGTVTRWLKAEGERVEADEPLLEVSTDKVDTEIPSPVSGILAAIKVAEDETVEVGAELAVIDDGSGAPAAAEAAAPAPAAVAEVPAAPAPVAEAPAAPAPIAEAPAAAAPAASGTDVVLPALGESVTEGTVTRWLKQVGESVEADEPLLEVSTDKVDTEIPAPVSGTLLEIRIGEDGTAEVGAVLAVIGAAGAAPAAAPAPAAAAPAAAPAPVAAAPAAPAPVAAPAPVAAPAPVAAPAPVAAPAPVAAPAAPASAGDEGAYVTPLVRKLASESGVNLASVSGTGVGGRIRKQDVLAAAEAAKAAAAAPTPAAAPAAKAPAAAAVSELRGQTVKMTRMRKVIGDNMMKALHSQAQLSSVVEVDITKIMKLREQAKASFLAREGVKLSPMPFFVKAAAQALKAHAVVNARINDDEGTITYFDSENIGIAVDSEKGLMTPVIKGAGDLNLAGISKATADLASKVRGNKITPDELSGATFTISNTGSRGALFDTVIVPPNQVAILGIGATVKRPMVIETPEGTVIGVRDMTYLTLSYDHRLVDGADAARYLSAVKAILEAGEFEVELGL; encoded by the coding sequence GAGCGTTACTGAGGGCACTGTCACCCGCTGGCTGAAGGCCGAGGGCGAGCGCGTCGAGGCCGACGAGCCGCTGCTCGAAGTCTCGACCGACAAGGTCGACACCGAGATCCCGTCCCCCGTGTCCGGCATCCTGGCCGCCATCAAGGTCGCCGAGGACGAGACCGTCGAGGTCGGCGCCGAGCTGGCCGTCATCGACGACGGCTCCGGCGCGCCGGCTGCCGCCGAGGCCGCGGCCCCGGCACCGGCAGCAGTCGCCGAGGTTCCGGCCGCGCCGGCCCCGGTCGCCGAGGCCCCCGCCGCCCCGGCCCCGATCGCGGAGGCTCCGGCCGCCGCTGCACCTGCCGCCTCCGGCACGGACGTCGTTCTCCCCGCCCTGGGCGAGAGCGTCACCGAGGGCACCGTCACCCGCTGGCTGAAGCAGGTCGGCGAGTCCGTCGAGGCCGACGAGCCGCTGCTCGAAGTCTCCACGGACAAGGTCGACACCGAGATCCCCGCGCCGGTCTCCGGCACGCTGCTGGAGATCCGGATCGGCGAGGACGGGACCGCCGAGGTCGGCGCCGTCCTGGCCGTCATCGGTGCCGCCGGTGCCGCCCCGGCCGCCGCTCCGGCTCCGGCCGCCGCTGCTCCGGCCGCCGCCCCGGCGCCGGTCGCGGCTGCGCCTGCCGCTCCGGCTCCGGTCGCCGCCCCGGCTCCGGTCGCCGCCCCGGCTCCCGTGGCCGCTCCGGCTCCCGTTGCCGCTCCGGCTCCGGTCGCCGCCCCCGCCGCTCCGGCTTCCGCCGGTGACGAGGGCGCGTACGTGACCCCGCTGGTGCGCAAGCTCGCCTCGGAGTCCGGCGTCAACCTGGCTTCGGTCTCGGGCACCGGTGTCGGTGGCCGCATCCGCAAGCAGGACGTCCTGGCCGCCGCCGAGGCCGCCAAGGCCGCCGCTGCCGCCCCGACTCCGGCCGCCGCCCCGGCCGCGAAGGCCCCGGCTGCCGCCGCGGTCTCCGAGCTGCGCGGTCAGACCGTCAAGATGACCCGCATGCGCAAGGTCATCGGCGACAACATGATGAAGGCGCTGCACTCGCAGGCTCAGCTCAGCTCCGTGGTCGAGGTGGACATCACCAAGATCATGAAGCTGCGCGAGCAGGCCAAGGCGTCCTTCCTGGCCCGTGAGGGCGTCAAGCTCTCGCCGATGCCGTTCTTCGTCAAGGCCGCCGCCCAGGCGCTGAAGGCCCACGCGGTCGTCAACGCCCGGATCAACGACGACGAGGGCACCATCACCTACTTCGACTCGGAGAACATCGGCATCGCCGTGGACTCCGAGAAGGGCCTGATGACCCCGGTCATCAAGGGTGCCGGCGACCTCAACCTGGCGGGCATCTCCAAGGCGACCGCCGACCTGGCCTCCAAGGTCCGCGGCAACAAGATCACGCCGGACGAGCTGTCGGGCGCGACCTTCACCATCAGCAACACCGGTTCGCGCGGTGCGCTGTTCGACACGGTCATCGTGCCCCCGAACCAGGTCGCCATCCTGGGCATCGGTGCCACGGTCAAGCGTCCGATGGTCATCGAGACCCCCGAGGGCACCGTCATCGGCGTCCGCGACATGACGTACCTGACCCTGTCCTACGACCACCGCCTGGTGGACGGTGCGGACGCGGCCCGGTACCTCTCGGCCGTCAAGGCGATCCTCGAAGCGGGCGAGTTCGAGGTCGAGCTCGGCCTCTAA
- a CDS encoding GntR family transcriptional regulator, with product MTPPVVHSLREQIREHIVEGIVSGRWKPGERIVERRIAVELEVSQTPVREALRELETLRLIESAPNKGVRVRNLSAADLEEIYPVRAGLEQIAAELAAPRLAADCSTLEPHVAALWEADRIEDGTAQVRHTVGFHRELVRAAGNSVLLHTWESLGIEVFTALSIRWLGTVQKSYAEEHAALVEAFRNQDPDIGVLVKRHVLGCAPRA from the coding sequence ATCACCCCACCCGTCGTGCACTCGCTGCGCGAGCAGATCCGCGAGCACATCGTGGAGGGGATCGTCAGCGGGCGCTGGAAGCCCGGTGAGCGGATCGTGGAGCGTCGGATCGCCGTGGAACTGGAGGTCAGCCAGACGCCGGTGCGCGAGGCGCTGCGCGAGCTGGAGACGCTGCGGCTGATCGAGTCGGCGCCGAACAAGGGCGTGCGCGTACGGAACCTGTCGGCGGCCGACCTGGAGGAGATCTACCCGGTCCGGGCCGGTCTGGAGCAGATCGCGGCAGAGCTGGCCGCACCCCGGCTGGCGGCCGACTGCTCGACGCTGGAGCCGCACGTGGCGGCCCTGTGGGAGGCCGACCGGATCGAGGACGGGACCGCGCAGGTGCGGCACACCGTGGGCTTCCACCGGGAGCTGGTGCGGGCGGCCGGGAACAGCGTGCTGCTGCACACCTGGGAGAGCCTGGGCATCGAGGTCTTCACGGCCCTGTCCATCCGCTGGCTGGGAACCGTCCAGAAGTCGTACGCGGAGGAGCACGCGGCCCTCGTGGAGGCGTTCCGCAATCAGGATCCGGACATCGGCGTGCTGGTGAAGCGGCACGTCCTGGGGTGCGCGCCCCGCGCCTGA
- the aceE gene encoding pyruvate dehydrogenase (acetyl-transferring), homodimeric type yields the protein MSDPVGKLPSELDQLPDRDTEETAEWAASLDAVAKAAGTRRAEYLLRRTLQHAEAAGLALPKLLETDYVNTIPTSAEPEFPGDEEMEAKITAWNRWNAAAMVTRGSKYGVGGHIATFASAAWLYETGFQHFFRGKEADGSGDQLYIQGHASPGIYARAFLDGRISEQQLDNFRQEAGGNGLPSYPHPRRLPWLWEFPTVSMGLGPLSAIYQARFNRYLQNRSIKDTANSHVWAFLGDGEMDEPESTAALALASREQLDNLTFVINCNLQRLDGPVRANFRVVQELEAQFRGAGWNVIKSLWGSAWDELFQLDTTGALVRRLREVPDAQFQTYATRDVAYIRQHFFGANAELVQLAGVLSDAKIAECFHSSRGGHEPRKVYAAYKAALEHKGAPTVILAQTVKGYTLGAGFESKNANHQMKKLTTDEFKNMRDLLGLPIPDSAFVDGKVPYGHPGANSPEVQYLNERRAALGGPAPARKVHHVALPAPAERSFAPLLKGSGKQEMATTMAFVRLVKDLMRDKETGKRWVPIVPDEARTFGMESLFPSAGIYSPLGQTYEPVDRDQLMYYKEAKDGQILNEGITEAGAMADFIAACTSYATHGEPMIPFYIFYSMFGWQRTADQMWQLADQLGKGFIVGATAGRTTLTGEGLQHADGHSHLIASTNPASLNYDPAFAYEIAVIVKDGLRRMYGEKPEDVFYYLTVYNEPKPQPAMPEGVEEGILKGLYRFNTAADLAEAAPAADAPKIQLMASGTAIHWALEAQQLLAADWNVAADVWSATSWGELRRDALECDEALLRGEMRTPFVTRALEGVTSPVLAVSDWMRQVPDQISQWVEQDWTSLGTDGFGLSDTREGARRHFGVDAQSIVVAALAQLARRGEVPASAIKEARERYGL from the coding sequence ATGTCCGACCCCGTAGGAAAGCTTCCGAGCGAGCTCGACCAGCTCCCGGACCGCGACACCGAGGAGACCGCCGAATGGGCGGCCTCCCTCGACGCCGTCGCCAAGGCCGCCGGTACGCGCCGCGCCGAATACCTGCTCCGCCGCACCCTCCAGCACGCCGAGGCCGCCGGCCTCGCCCTGCCGAAGCTGCTGGAGACGGACTACGTCAACACCATCCCCACCTCCGCCGAGCCCGAGTTCCCGGGTGACGAGGAGATGGAAGCCAAGATCACCGCATGGAACCGCTGGAACGCGGCGGCCATGGTGACCCGCGGCTCCAAGTACGGCGTCGGCGGCCACATCGCCACCTTCGCCTCGGCGGCCTGGCTCTACGAGACCGGCTTCCAGCACTTCTTCCGCGGGAAGGAGGCCGACGGATCCGGCGACCAGCTCTACATCCAGGGCCACGCCTCCCCCGGCATCTACGCCCGCGCCTTCCTCGACGGGCGCATCTCCGAGCAGCAGCTCGACAACTTCCGCCAGGAGGCCGGCGGCAACGGCCTGCCGTCCTACCCCCACCCGCGGCGCCTGCCCTGGCTGTGGGAGTTCCCGACGGTCTCCATGGGTCTCGGCCCGCTGTCCGCGATCTACCAGGCGCGCTTCAACCGCTACCTGCAGAACCGCAGCATCAAGGACACCGCCAACTCGCACGTCTGGGCCTTCCTCGGCGACGGCGAGATGGACGAGCCGGAGTCGACCGCCGCCCTGGCCCTCGCCTCCCGCGAGCAGCTGGACAACCTGACCTTCGTCATCAACTGCAACCTGCAGCGCCTCGACGGTCCGGTCCGCGCGAACTTCCGCGTCGTCCAGGAGCTGGAGGCCCAGTTCCGCGGCGCCGGCTGGAACGTCATCAAGTCGCTGTGGGGCTCCGCCTGGGACGAGCTGTTCCAGCTCGACACCACGGGCGCCCTCGTACGCCGCCTGCGCGAGGTACCGGACGCGCAGTTCCAGACGTACGCGACCCGCGACGTGGCCTACATCCGCCAGCACTTCTTCGGCGCCAACGCCGAGCTCGTGCAGCTGGCCGGGGTGCTCTCCGACGCGAAGATCGCCGAGTGCTTCCACAGCTCCCGCGGCGGCCACGAGCCCCGCAAGGTCTACGCCGCGTACAAGGCCGCCCTGGAGCACAAGGGTGCGCCGACGGTCATCCTCGCGCAGACCGTCAAGGGCTACACGCTGGGCGCCGGGTTCGAGTCGAAGAACGCGAACCACCAGATGAAGAAGCTGACGACCGACGAGTTCAAGAACATGCGCGACCTCCTGGGCCTCCCGATCCCGGACAGCGCCTTCGTCGACGGCAAGGTCCCGTACGGTCACCCGGGCGCGAACAGCCCCGAGGTGCAGTACCTGAACGAGCGCCGCGCGGCCCTCGGCGGCCCCGCCCCGGCCCGCAAGGTCCACCACGTGGCCCTGCCGGCTCCGGCCGAGCGCTCCTTCGCCCCACTGCTCAAGGGCTCCGGCAAGCAGGAGATGGCCACCACCATGGCCTTCGTCCGTCTGGTCAAGGACCTGATGCGCGACAAGGAGACCGGCAAGCGCTGGGTTCCGATCGTCCCCGACGAGGCCCGTACCTTCGGTATGGAGTCCCTGTTCCCGTCGGCCGGCATCTACTCGCCGCTGGGCCAGACGTACGAGCCGGTCGACCGCGACCAGCTCATGTACTACAAGGAAGCCAAGGACGGCCAGATCCTCAACGAGGGGATCACCGAGGCCGGCGCCATGGCCGACTTCATCGCCGCCTGCACGTCGTACGCGACGCACGGCGAGCCGATGATCCCGTTCTACATCTTCTACTCGATGTTCGGCTGGCAGCGCACCGCCGACCAGATGTGGCAGCTCGCCGACCAGCTCGGCAAGGGCTTCATCGTCGGCGCCACCGCCGGCCGCACCACGCTGACCGGTGAGGGCCTCCAGCACGCGGACGGCCACTCCCACCTGATCGCGTCCACGAACCCGGCGTCGCTCAACTACGACCCGGCGTTCGCGTACGAGATCGCGGTGATCGTCAAGGACGGTCTGCGCCGCATGTACGGCGAGAAGCCGGAAGACGTCTTCTACTACCTGACGGTCTACAACGAGCCGAAGCCGCAGCCGGCCATGCCCGAGGGCGTGGAGGAGGGCATCCTCAAGGGTCTGTACCGCTTCAACACGGCGGCGGACCTGGCGGAGGCGGCCCCGGCCGCGGACGCCCCGAAGATCCAGCTGATGGCCTCGGGTACGGCCATCCACTGGGCCCTGGAGGCACAGCAGCTGCTCGCCGCCGACTGGAACGTGGCCGCCGACGTCTGGTCCGCCACCTCCTGGGGCGAACTGCGCCGCGACGCGCTGGAGTGCGACGAGGCGCTGCTGCGCGGCGAGATGCGCACCCCGTTCGTCACCCGCGCCCTGGAGGGCGTCACGAGCCCGGTCCTCGCGGTGTCCGACTGGATGCGCCAGGTCCCGGACCAGATCAGCCAGTGGGTGGAGCAGGACTGGACCTCGCTCGGTACGGACGGCTTCGGCCTGTCCGACACCCGCGAGGGCGCCCGCCGCCACTTCGGCGTCGACGCGCAGTCGATCGTGGTGGCCGCGCTGGCCCAGCTCGCCCGCCGCGGCGAGGTCCCGGCGTCCGCCATCAAGGAGGCGCGCGAGCGTTACGGCCTGTAG
- a CDS encoding DUF4240 domain-containing protein, which produces MDETEFWEIVDRTREAAEGDPEEHAELLVERLAQLDPDSVLDFARHFESRYNRAYTWDLWGAAWVLLDGASDDAFDYFRCWLIGQGREVFEGGVHDPDALAELLEEFDEEIDGDGEELGYAADEAYEQLTGAVAPDLGIALQAAEPEGTPLDFEDEAVLAERFPRLWDRFRG; this is translated from the coding sequence ATGGACGAGACGGAGTTCTGGGAGATCGTCGACCGTACCCGCGAGGCCGCCGAGGGCGACCCCGAGGAGCACGCCGAGCTGCTCGTGGAGCGGCTGGCGCAGCTCGACCCGGACTCCGTCCTGGACTTCGCCCGGCACTTCGAGTCCCGGTACAACCGGGCGTACACGTGGGACCTGTGGGGCGCGGCCTGGGTGCTGCTCGACGGGGCGAGCGACGACGCGTTCGACTACTTCCGGTGCTGGCTGATCGGCCAGGGCCGGGAGGTCTTCGAGGGCGGGGTGCACGACCCCGACGCGCTCGCGGAGCTCCTGGAGGAGTTCGACGAGGAGATCGACGGGGACGGCGAGGAACTGGGGTACGCGGCCGACGAGGCGTACGAACAGCTGACCGGGGCGGTGGCGCCGGACTTGGGGATCGCGCTCCAGGCCGCCGAGCCGGAGGGCACCCCGCTGGACTTCGAGGACGAAGCCGTGCTCGCGGAGCGCTTCCCCCGGCTGTGGGACCGCTTCAGGGGCTGA
- a CDS encoding SDR family NAD(P)-dependent oxidoreductase, whose protein sequence is MNRYEGRRVLITGGGSGIGRATVHRILAEGGRVHTVDVNEAGLKATADQAAADGHAGRLTTAVLDISDEAAVRSGVAAAVESLGGLDVLVNAAGILRSAHTHQTTLDFWNQVIGVNLTGTFLMIRESLPALLEGDQPVVVNFSSTSASFAHPYMSAYAASKGGIQSMTHALAAEYSKQGLRFVAVAPGSIESGMTTGNGPGLPEDTDWSLFAKLAPALGQGFAGPQTVAGVVAMLGSEDGAFITGTEIRIDGGTHY, encoded by the coding sequence ATGAACCGTTACGAAGGACGTCGCGTCCTCATCACCGGCGGGGGCTCCGGCATCGGCCGGGCCACCGTCCACCGCATCCTCGCCGAGGGCGGCCGCGTCCACACCGTGGACGTCAACGAGGCCGGCCTGAAGGCGACCGCCGACCAGGCCGCGGCCGACGGCCACGCCGGCCGGCTCACCACCGCCGTCCTCGACATATCCGACGAGGCCGCCGTACGGAGCGGTGTCGCCGCCGCCGTCGAGTCCCTCGGCGGGCTCGACGTCCTGGTCAACGCGGCCGGCATCCTGCGTTCCGCGCACACCCACCAGACCACGCTCGACTTCTGGAACCAGGTCATCGGGGTCAACCTCACGGGTACCTTCCTGATGATCCGCGAGTCGCTCCCGGCGCTGCTGGAGGGCGACCAGCCGGTCGTCGTGAACTTCAGCTCCACCTCGGCGTCCTTCGCCCACCCCTACATGTCCGCCTACGCGGCCAGCAAGGGCGGCATCCAGTCCATGACCCACGCCCTGGCCGCCGAGTACAGCAAGCAGGGCCTGCGCTTCGTCGCCGTCGCGCCCGGCTCCATCGAGAGCGGCATGACCACCGGCAACGGCCCCGGCCTGCCCGAGGACACCGACTGGAGCCTGTTCGCCAAGCTGGCCCCGGCCCTCGGCCAGGGCTTCGCGGGTCCGCAGACCGTCGCCGGCGTCGTCGCCATGCTGGGCTCCGAGGACGGCGCCTTCATCACCGGTACGGAGATCCGCATCGACGGCGGTACGCACTACTAG
- a CDS encoding TetR/AcrR family transcriptional regulator has translation MRSPRPYSPLAGPGAQSLTERRKAATQLDIARAACALFAEHGPDGTTAEDIAHRAGVALRTFYRYFRNKQEAVAPLLAGGGDAWRALLAEEDPGTPLDEALERAVTRSLSDSRTVEEGLEVTRGLLRAAQVDEALRAVWYRVNQDSEERLVPVIARLVGEDADPLGVRLLAAAATDAIRISLELWSTTDAPVSGTGCPAELAVRCLRDLTGAMPLLRRPGGTAAAPGA, from the coding sequence GTGAGATCCCCTCGTCCGTACTCCCCCCTGGCAGGCCCCGGAGCCCAGTCGCTGACCGAGCGCCGCAAGGCCGCCACCCAGCTCGACATCGCCCGCGCGGCCTGCGCCCTGTTCGCCGAACACGGCCCCGACGGCACCACCGCCGAGGACATCGCGCACCGCGCCGGCGTCGCGCTGCGTACGTTCTACCGGTACTTCCGCAACAAGCAGGAGGCCGTGGCCCCGCTGCTCGCCGGCGGCGGCGACGCCTGGCGCGCACTGCTCGCCGAGGAGGACCCCGGCACGCCCCTCGACGAGGCCCTGGAACGCGCGGTGACCCGCTCGCTCAGCGACTCCCGGACGGTCGAGGAGGGCCTGGAGGTCACCCGCGGCCTGCTCCGCGCGGCCCAGGTCGACGAGGCGTTGCGCGCGGTCTGGTACCGGGTGAACCAGGACTCCGAGGAGCGCCTGGTCCCGGTGATCGCCCGGCTGGTCGGCGAGGACGCCGACCCGCTGGGCGTCCGCCTCCTCGCGGCGGCGGCCACAGACGCCATCCGCATCTCCCTGGAACTCTGGTCGACCACGGACGCCCCGGTCTCGGGCACCGGCTGCCCCGCCGAACTCGCGGTCCGCTGCCTGCGCGACCTGACGGGCGCGATGCCGCTGCTCCGCCGGCCCGGAGGAACGGCCGCGGCGCCGGGAGCCTGA
- the glnA gene encoding type I glutamate--ammonia ligase produces MFQNADEVKQYIEENDVKFVDVRFCDLPGVMQHFTIPARAFDPAEELAFDGSSIRGFQAIHESDMALRADITTARLDPFRKDKTLNINFFIHDPITGEAYSRDPRNIAKKAEAYLASTGIADTAYFGPEAEFYVFDSVRFATSANEGFYHIDSEAGAWNTGSEENNRGYKVRYKGGYFPVAPVDHFADLRAEISLELDAQGLQVERQHHEVGTGGQAEINYKFNTLLAAADDLMLFKYIVKNVAWRNGKTATFMPKPIFGDNGSGMHVHQSLWANGDPLFYDEAGYAGLSDTARYYIGGILKHAPSLLAFTNPTVNSYHRLVPGFEAPVNMVYSQRNRSAAMRIPITGSNPKAKRVEFRAPDPSSNPYLAFAALLLAGLDGVKNKIEPMEPIDKDLYELSPDEHASVPQVPTSLEDVLKALENDHEYLLAGGVFTPDLIETWIDYKRTHEIAPIALRPHPHEFEMYFDI; encoded by the coding sequence ATGTTCCAGAACGCCGACGAAGTGAAGCAGTACATCGAGGAGAACGACGTCAAGTTCGTCGACGTCCGCTTCTGCGACCTGCCTGGTGTGATGCAGCACTTCACCATCCCGGCTCGGGCGTTCGACCCGGCTGAGGAGCTCGCCTTCGACGGCTCCTCGATCCGCGGCTTCCAGGCGATCCACGAGTCCGACATGGCGCTGCGTGCCGACATCACCACCGCGCGTCTGGACCCGTTCCGCAAGGACAAGACGCTCAACATCAACTTCTTCATCCACGACCCGATCACGGGCGAGGCCTACAGCCGCGACCCGCGCAACATCGCGAAGAAGGCCGAGGCGTACCTCGCCTCCACCGGCATCGCCGACACCGCGTACTTCGGCCCCGAGGCCGAGTTCTACGTGTTCGACAGCGTGCGCTTCGCGACCTCCGCGAACGAGGGCTTCTACCACATCGACTCCGAGGCCGGCGCCTGGAACACCGGTTCCGAGGAGAACAACCGTGGTTACAAGGTCCGCTACAAGGGTGGTTACTTCCCCGTAGCCCCGGTCGACCACTTCGCCGACCTGCGCGCCGAGATCTCCCTCGAACTGGACGCCCAGGGCCTCCAGGTCGAGCGCCAGCACCACGAGGTCGGCACCGGTGGCCAGGCCGAGATCAACTACAAGTTCAACACACTGCTCGCCGCGGCCGACGACCTGATGCTCTTCAAGTACATCGTGAAGAACGTCGCCTGGCGCAACGGCAAGACCGCGACCTTCATGCCGAAGCCGATCTTCGGTGACAACGGCTCGGGCATGCACGTGCACCAGTCGCTGTGGGCGAACGGCGACCCGCTGTTCTACGACGAGGCCGGCTACGCGGGCCTGTCGGACACCGCCCGCTACTACATCGGCGGCATCCTCAAGCACGCCCCGTCGCTGCTCGCCTTCACCAACCCGACGGTGAACTCGTACCACCGCCTGGTCCCGGGCTTCGAGGCGCCGGTCAACATGGTGTACTCGCAGCGCAACCGCTCGGCCGCCATGCGCATCCCGATCACGGGCTCGAACCCGAAGGCCAAGCGCGTCGAGTTCCGCGCCCCGGACCCGTCCTCGAACCCGTACCTGGCGTTCGCGGCCCTCCTGCTGGCCGGCCTCGACGGCGTCAAGAACAAGATCGAGCCGATGGAGCCGATCGACAAGGACCTCTACGAGCTCTCCCCCGACGAGCACGCGAGCGTCCCGCAGGTCCCGACCAGCCTGGAGGACGTCCTCAAGGCCCTGGAGAACGACCACGAGTACCTCCTGGCCGGCGGTGTCTTCACCCCCGACCTGATCGAGACCTGGATCGACTACAAGCGCACGCACGAGATCGCCCCGATCGCCCTGCGCCCGCACCCGCACGAGTTCGAGATGTACTTCGACATCTAA
- a CDS encoding RDD family protein has protein sequence MDNRQALGSWLSGPRAAAEDMGVDFGYPGQRLGLPQEGSGSAARFGRRFGAVAIDWIGCQVIAYGLITGGNATATGNWTLALFVVLSILTVGTVGFTPGKRLVGLRVVPEGGGRLGFGRVVLRTLLLALVIPALVWDRDGRGLHDRLARAVQVRI, from the coding sequence GTGGACAACAGGCAAGCACTCGGATCCTGGCTCTCCGGCCCCCGCGCGGCCGCCGAGGACATGGGCGTCGACTTCGGCTACCCGGGCCAGCGGCTCGGACTGCCCCAGGAGGGGTCCGGCTCCGCGGCCCGGTTCGGCCGCCGCTTCGGCGCCGTCGCCATCGACTGGATCGGCTGCCAGGTGATCGCATACGGGCTCATCACCGGCGGCAACGCGACCGCCACGGGCAACTGGACGCTCGCGCTCTTCGTGGTGCTGAGCATCCTCACCGTCGGCACCGTGGGATTCACCCCCGGGAAGCGGCTCGTGGGCCTGCGGGTCGTCCCGGAGGGCGGCGGCCGCCTCGGCTTCGGCCGGGTCGTGCTGCGCACGCTGCTGCTCGCCCTCGTCATCCCGGCGCTGGTCTGGGACCGCGACGGGCGCGGCCTGCACGACCGCCTCGCGCGCGCCGTCCAGGTCCGCATCTAG
- a CDS encoding DUF4191 domain-containing protein, protein MARKSNAETAANPGRLKQIALTYKMTRKADPKVGLIVAGVGIVTFGVFLAIGFLIDHPVYLGILGFLVAFLAMAIVFGRRAERAAFGQMEGQPGAAAAVLDNVGRGWTTTPAVAMNRSQDIVHRAVGKAGVVLIAEGNANRLKPMLAAEKRKLARIMPDVPVHDFIVGTGEGEVPLKKLRTTLLKLPRVLAGPQITQVNDKLRAMGDLMSNMPLPKGPMPKGTRMPRGGKMR, encoded by the coding sequence ATGGCGAGGAAGTCAAACGCAGAGACTGCTGCGAACCCCGGGCGACTGAAGCAGATCGCCCTGACGTACAAGATGACGCGCAAGGCCGACCCGAAGGTCGGTCTGATCGTCGCGGGCGTGGGAATCGTCACCTTCGGTGTCTTTCTCGCGATCGGCTTCCTGATCGACCACCCGGTCTACCTGGGCATCCTGGGCTTCCTGGTGGCGTTCCTCGCGATGGCGATCGTCTTCGGACGGCGGGCCGAGCGGGCTGCCTTCGGGCAGATGGAGGGACAGCCGGGCGCGGCCGCGGCCGTACTGGACAACGTGGGGCGGGGCTGGACGACCACCCCGGCCGTCGCGATGAACCGGAGCCAGGACATCGTCCACCGGGCCGTGGGCAAGGCCGGCGTCGTGCTGATCGCCGAGGGCAACGCGAACCGGCTCAAGCCGATGCTCGCCGCCGAGAAGCGGAAGCTGGCCCGGATCATGCCGGACGTCCCGGTGCACGACTTCATCGTGGGCACCGGCGAGGGCGAGGTCCCGCTGAAGAAGCTCCGTACGACGCTGCTCAAGCTGCCGCGCGTCCTGGCCGGCCCGCAGATCACCCAGGTCAACGACAAGCTGCGCGCCATGGGTGACCTCATGAGCAACATGCCGCTGCCGAAGGGCCCGATGCCCAAGGGCACGCGGATGCCGCGCGGCGGAAAGATGCGCTGA